One genomic window of Sphingomonas ginsengisoli An et al. 2013 includes the following:
- a CDS encoding PadR family transcriptional regulator: protein MMGRGGGWGGFGPDGPFGPAGPFGPSGPFGRDGPYGGGGGGGGGRRGRFFGAGELRLVLLKLIADEPRHGYDLIKALEELTHGVYAPSPGVLYPTLSLLSDEGAIEEQDGGGSRKKFAITDDGRKELADNEEEVAALMERLEATGSSRRESQRPEIGRAMGNLMHALKNRVQRDGWTDELLADVTDILDDAAKRIERLK, encoded by the coding sequence ATGATGGGCCGCGGTGGCGGCTGGGGCGGGTTTGGGCCGGACGGTCCGTTCGGGCCCGCCGGTCCGTTCGGACCGAGCGGGCCCTTCGGCCGCGATGGGCCTTATGGCGGCGGTGGCGGCGGTGGTGGCGGGCGGCGCGGCCGCTTCTTCGGCGCGGGCGAATTGCGACTGGTGCTGCTGAAGCTGATCGCAGACGAGCCGCGGCATGGCTACGACCTCATCAAGGCGCTCGAGGAGCTGACCCACGGCGTCTATGCGCCGAGCCCGGGCGTGCTTTATCCGACCTTGAGCCTGCTTTCCGACGAGGGCGCGATCGAGGAGCAGGACGGCGGCGGCTCGCGCAAGAAGTTCGCGATCACCGACGACGGCCGCAAGGAACTCGCGGACAATGAGGAAGAGGTCGCGGCGCTGATGGAGCGGCTCGAGGCGACCGGCTCGTCGCGGCGCGAAAGCCAGCGGCCCGAGATCGGGCGGGCGATGGGCAATCTGATGCACGCGCTCAAGAACCGGGTGCAGCGCGACGGCTGGACCGACGAACTGCTCGCCGACGTCACCGACATCCTCGACGACGCCGCCAAGCGGATCGAGCGGCTGAAGTAG
- a CDS encoding glycosyltransferase family 4 protein — MDASDLRIALVSGNYNYVRDGANQALNRLVGYLLRQGAQVRVYSPTVEHPAFPPTGDLVSLPSIAIPGERDEYRLPMGLPARIRRDLETFKPDVMHVASPDLSSHRAVTWARRRNLPVVASVHTRFETYLAYYHLQAFEPLLRAMLRRFYLRCDALLVPAESTAAVLRAQRMNRNITIWARGVDREQFNPQRRDLGWRRGLGFADEDFVIAFLGRIVMEKGLDVFSDTIAELTARGVAHKVMVIGDGPARGWFAERLPGACFLGQQVGPDLARALASADVLLNPSVTEAFGNVTLEAMATGLPVVAAAATGANSLVCGGTTGMLVEPGDIDGFAAALTAYAADPALRHAHGQAGLAYAETQDWDHINEAVIRTYRRAIQRRERLARMKG; from the coding sequence ATGGACGCCTCGGACCTCCGCATCGCGCTCGTCTCGGGCAATTACAATTACGTTCGCGACGGCGCCAACCAGGCGCTGAACCGCCTCGTCGGCTACCTGCTTCGCCAGGGCGCGCAGGTCCGCGTCTATTCGCCGACGGTCGAGCATCCCGCCTTCCCCCCGACCGGTGACCTCGTCTCGCTGCCGTCGATCGCCATCCCCGGTGAGCGCGACGAATATCGCCTGCCGATGGGCCTCCCCGCGCGCATCCGCCGCGACCTCGAGACCTTCAAGCCCGACGTCATGCACGTCGCCAGCCCCGACCTCTCCTCGCACCGCGCGGTGACCTGGGCGCGCCGCCGCAACCTGCCGGTGGTCGCCTCGGTCCACACCCGCTTCGAAACCTACCTCGCTTACTACCACCTGCAGGCGTTCGAGCCGCTGCTGCGCGCGATGCTGCGCCGTTTCTACCTGCGCTGCGACGCGCTGCTGGTCCCGGCGGAGTCCACCGCCGCGGTGCTCCGCGCGCAGCGGATGAACCGCAACATCACCATCTGGGCGCGCGGGGTCGACCGCGAGCAATTCAATCCCCAGCGCCGCGACCTCGGCTGGCGCCGCGGGCTCGGCTTCGCCGACGAGGATTTCGTGATCGCCTTCCTCGGCCGGATCGTGATGGAGAAAGGGCTCGACGTCTTTTCCGACACCATCGCCGAGCTGACCGCGCGCGGCGTCGCGCACAAGGTGATGGTGATCGGCGACGGCCCCGCGCGCGGCTGGTTCGCCGAGCGGCTGCCCGGCGCCTGCTTCCTCGGGCAGCAGGTCGGCCCCGACCTCGCCCGCGCGCTCGCCAGCGCCGACGTCCTCCTCAATCCCTCGGTGACCGAGGCGTTCGGCAACGTCACGCTGGAAGCGATGGCGACCGGCCTGCCGGTGGTCGCCGCCGCCGCGACCGGGGCCAACAGCTTGGTCTGCGGCGGCACCACCGGAATGCTGGTCGAGCCGGGCGACATCGACGGCTTCGCCGCTGCGCTGACCGCTTATGCGGCCGACCCGGCGCTTCGCCACGCCCACGGCCAGGCCGGGCTCGCCTACGCCGAAACCCAGGACTGGGACCATATCAACGAAGCCGTCATCCGCACCTACCGCCGCGCCATCCAACGGCGCGAGCGGCTGGCGCGGATGAAGGGCTAG
- a CDS encoding DNA-deoxyinosine glycosylase, translated as MAMRGDEPKSSFPPVIDAGTRLLVCGSLPGEASLAAGRYYAHPQNQFWRLLGAALGEPLAELAYEERLARLLERGVGLWDVVASARRRGSLDQALRGVAATPLGELVAAHPAVRAVAFNGLTAARIGRRSLAGSAGLTLVDLPSSSPAHTLSFAAKAARWAALRDLVG; from the coding sequence ATGGCGATGCGCGGCGATGAACCCAAGTCCTCCTTTCCGCCGGTGATCGATGCCGGCACGCGGCTGCTGGTCTGCGGCAGCCTGCCGGGCGAGGCGTCGCTCGCCGCCGGGCGCTATTATGCGCATCCGCAGAACCAGTTCTGGCGGTTGCTCGGCGCGGCGCTTGGCGAGCCACTGGCGGAGTTGGCTTACGAAGAGCGGCTGGCGCGGTTGCTCGAGCGCGGGGTCGGGCTGTGGGACGTGGTCGCGAGCGCGCGGCGGCGGGGCAGCCTCGACCAGGCGCTGCGGGGGGTGGCGGCGACCCCGCTTGGCGAGTTGGTCGCGGCGCATCCGGCGGTGCGCGCGGTCGCGTTCAATGGGCTGACCGCCGCGCGGATCGGGCGGCGGTCACTGGCGGGGAGCGCGGGGCTGACGCTCGTCGACCTGCCCTCGTCGAGCCCGGCCCATACGCTGTCGTTCGCCGCCAAGGCCGCGCGCTGGGCCGCGCTGCGCGACCTCGTCGGTTGA
- a CDS encoding CsbD family protein, with the protein MNIDTAIGTGTDLKGQLKQNIGEATNDPALQQDGTLDQISGQARKGFGAVRDFAKRQPVAAAVAGALGLAFISKLLGHPLAPGRNGR; encoded by the coding sequence ATGAACATCGACACCGCCATCGGCACCGGCACCGACCTCAAGGGCCAGCTCAAGCAGAACATCGGCGAGGCGACCAACGATCCCGCGCTGCAGCAGGACGGCACCCTCGACCAGATTTCGGGCCAGGCGCGCAAGGGCTTCGGCGCGGTGCGCGATTTCGCCAAGCGCCAGCCGGTCGCCGCCGCCGTCGCCGGCGCGCTCGGCCTCGCCTTCATCAGCAAGCTCCTCGGCCACCCGCTCGCCCCCGGCCGCAACGGCCGCTAA
- a CDS encoding sterol desaturase family protein encodes MSLPAGLALFAATVIAMEAVAYGLHRWVMHSRLGWRLHASHHRERAGWFEANDLYGMLFALPSVALIYAGVHEQLGPWAAWVGAGIAGYGLIYFGFHDVIVHGRIAHRIVPRSRYFRRIVQAHKLHHAVQGREGAVSFGFVYAPPIERLKRALGASAKAEVRAPRGSAAESTDHRVGSA; translated from the coding sequence ATGTCGCTGCCCGCCGGCCTTGCCCTATTCGCCGCCACCGTGATCGCCATGGAGGCGGTCGCCTACGGGCTGCATCGATGGGTGATGCATTCGCGGCTGGGGTGGCGGCTGCATGCGAGCCATCATCGCGAGCGGGCGGGCTGGTTCGAGGCGAACGATCTTTACGGGATGCTGTTCGCGCTGCCGTCGGTGGCGCTAATCTATGCCGGGGTGCACGAGCAATTGGGGCCGTGGGCGGCGTGGGTCGGGGCGGGGATCGCGGGGTACGGCCTCATCTATTTCGGCTTCCACGACGTCATCGTCCACGGGCGCATCGCCCACCGGATCGTGCCGCGCAGCCGCTATTTCCGGCGGATCGTCCAGGCGCACAAACTGCACCATGCGGTGCAGGGGCGCGAAGGAGCGGTGAGCTTCGGCTTCGTCTATGCGCCGCCGATCGAGCGATTGAAGCGCGCGCTCGGTGCGAGCGCGAAGGCCGAGGTCAGGGCGCCGCGGGGGTCCGCGGCCGAGTCCACAGACCATCGCGTGGGATCGGCCTGA